The following DNA comes from Flammeovirgaceae bacterium.
CATAGCCTCTGTCAAACCCGTTTTTCACGGCATGTTCCAGCCTTTGCCCCAGGGTTTCGCCTTTTTGAAGTTCTTTGGAATACACTCCGTTTGGCCAGTTGTCCTCCGTGTCCACATAATTGGAATAGCAAACCACTTTATCCACGGCCAGGTTTTCGGTAATGGCCCGGGTGTGGTGCACGAGCTTTATATAAATGGCCAGGGCCATGTCGTCACCCAGGGCGGCCGCCAGCCTGGTTTTTACTTTTCCCAGTTCGGGGTTTCGGTAAAAGATTATGAGGAGCTTTTTTCGCACGGGCCTAATATACCTTTGTTCCCCGTTGCAACCAGGTGCCCCAACCGCGCGAGTAAGTGTGTACACTATCGGTAGGCTCGTTTTGGCCATTCAACAAGGGCAGGCCCTCATTGGCCCATTGAAGAATGCCCCCATACAAATTTTTCACATGGGTGAAGCCCATGCCCAAAAGCTTCTCCCCTATCTTTTCGCTGCGGTACCCTACCGTGCAGTACACCACAATCATGGCATCCTTATCAATTTGTTGAACACCGTCCATGTCAAATTTTTTGAAACCCACATACCGTGCACTCGGCAGGTGGCTCACGGTATATTCTTCTTTTGTGCGGGCATCCAGCAATACAACATTCTCCCCTTTCCCCATTGCCTGTTTGAGGCCGGAGGGTCGTACCAAGGGTACGGTATGGCGATAGAGGGAATTTAATTTCCTGTCAAAATCGGTTTGTGCCCGTGCGCGGTCGCCTGCAACAAACGCAAAAATCAAAAACAAAAAGAGGGTCGCGCCTTTTTCCATATCCATTCATATACAAGGTAGCCAATAACAACAACATACTCCAGCAGGACTAGGTATAGGTTTTCAGAAAACCCGGTGGCCGTGTAGCCGGCATAGGTCAAAAAAACCATGGCGGTCCACACCACCACAAAACGGTACTTCGTAAAAACGGAAAGCATCAACAAAGGGGCAATGTACCAGGGGTGCAAGGTGGTGGTGAACAGAAAATAGGCCAGCAGGGCCCACATCATCGTTAGGGGAACATCGGACAAGGCCCGGCCTTTGTCAACGGGCCTAATCGGCCAAAACGAAACAACCAGTATAATAATTGTCGAAACGAGGCCAAGCTTCCATCCTGCGGTTTGGATGATATTGTAGCCATAGGCCCAAAAGCCATACTCCCGCACCAGGTAATAGATGCTGGCATTGAATTCAAATTTTTTAAAATACAAAGCAAAACTCTCACCCAACCCCGGCAACGCCCCACCATCCAGCAATGGAAAAGAGAGCAAGCCCGTGGCCATCAATACCAATCCATAAAAGATGAGGGACCGCTTTAGCCCCAACCGGATTAAAAAAAGGGGAAGGAAAATGGCAGGCAACAATTTTGAGGCGATGGAAAACGCAAAGGCCACCCCTGCCTGCCATACTTTCGCGTGCACCAGCAGGTAAAGGGCCAACAGTAAGAAAAAAACAACAAAAGCCTCAAAGTGAAGGTTGCCCGTCAGCTCTATCACCACCAGGGGGTTAAGCGCATAGATCAAGGTGTTCTTTTTACTGGCATTAAACCGTTCCAACAAGGCCTGGAGGAGGAAGATGCCACCCACCTCAGCGGCAATAATAAAAACCCTCATCACCACCATGCTTCCGAGGGCGGATTGGGGCGACACTACGGCCGAAGCCCAAAATATGTACTGGGCAAAAGGGGGATAGATGCTAAAGTAATGAGGGCTGTTCAATTGGGAATACAGGGATTGGCCTATACCTGGAATGTCAAAGCCCTTTTGCAAATAGTATCCCGGCAGCTCGGCAAAAGGATGGTAACCATTTGCCAAAAGCCTGCCATCCCAAATAAAACGGTAAACATCATCGGACAACGCAGGCGTGGCCAACAACATGGAAAGCCTCCACAACACCGAAGCGGCAATCCAAAACTTCACTTCGTTACCGGAAGCTGTTTTTAAAACCCAAAGATAAATGGCAAACAACAAAAAATACAGCGCGAACAGTAGGGCCGTTTCATGGCGGGGCACCCCGTATGCCATGGCCGCATACGCCATCAGGGAAACCCACAGCATAAGGTAGGATAAAGGCTTTTGCCTAAGCATGGGTGCCCGGTTTCACCGAGTAGTAAAACACGCTGCCAAAACCCATCATCAGCAAGAGGTGGAAAAACAAAAGGCCTATGTCTTT
Coding sequences within:
- a CDS encoding rhodanese-like domain-containing protein, which produces MEKGATLFLFLIFAFVAGDRARAQTDFDRKLNSLYRHTVPLVRPSGLKQAMGKGENVVLLDARTKEEYTVSHLPSARYVGFKKFDMDGVQQIDKDAMIVVYCTVGYRSEKIGEKLLGMGFTHVKNLYGGILQWANEGLPLLNGQNEPTDSVHTYSRGWGTWLQRGTKVY
- a CDS encoding DUF2029 domain-containing protein produces the protein MLWVSLMAYAAMAYGVPRHETALLFALYFLLFAIYLWVLKTASGNEVKFWIAASVLWRLSMLLATPALSDDVYRFIWDGRLLANGYHPFAELPGYYLQKGFDIPGIGQSLYSQLNSPHYFSIYPPFAQYIFWASAVVSPQSALGSMVVMRVFIIAAEVGGIFLLQALLERFNASKKNTLIYALNPLVVIELTGNLHFEAFVVFFLLLALYLLVHAKVWQAGVAFAFSIASKLLPAIFLPLFLIRLGLKRSLIFYGLVLMATGLLSFPLLDGGALPGLGESFALYFKKFEFNASIYYLVREYGFWAYGYNIIQTAGWKLGLVSTIIILVVSFWPIRPVDKGRALSDVPLTMMWALLAYFLFTTTLHPWYIAPLLMLSVFTKYRFVVVWTAMVFLTYAGYTATGFSENLYLVLLEYVVVIGYLVYEWIWKKARPSFCF